The DNA sequence CGATAATCTTACCCGGCTGCCGCCCGCCTGAACCCGCCTATTTAAGGTAGAAGTCGACGGTCGTGACCACGCGAACCTTCTTGTAGGGCGTGTCGCTTGACCCGTCCGCCTCTCCATCGCGTGGATCGATGGAAAAATAGCCTTGGGTCGCGCTTTTGATGCCGCCGACGCTAGCGCCGCTGTCGCGCGCGAATTGCTCGGCGGCGGCGCGGGCATCGCGGGTCGCGGCGGCCACCATGGGCGGCTTGACGTCGTTGAGCTTTGTGAAGCTGTAACGCATGCCGGAGCCTTCCTGGAGCGTGACGCCCCGACGGACCAGATCGAACTGCTGCGCGACTGCTCGCTGCGCGCGCGCGATGTCGGTCGTGCGCAACAACATGCGCTGCGTGATAGTGATCGTGTTGACGCCGTTATTGATATATTGGTTCACCCCCGCGCCCGTGGGGGTCAGCGCCTCCGGCTTGAAGCCGAGACTTGCGAAATAGGCCTTGAGCTCTCGCGTATTATTGTCGATCTCTGCGCGCACGGCGGGCAGGTCGAAACCGGTTGCGGCATAGCTGATCGACCAGGTCGCAAGGTCAGCCGTGACATTGCGTTCCGCCAGGCCCCTCACTGTGACCGACCGATCCGCAGCTTTCGCGCGCTTCAGCCCGTCGCCCAGCAGATAGCCGCCACTGACCAAGCCTAGAGCCAGCAGCCCGGCACAGCCCAGCAGCACCTTGTCGCGATACTCGATTGCCATTCGCGTCTCCTCTTCCATCCATGCCTGCGCCGCCCTATCTTGGGACCATTCCTGCCATTGCCGAGATGAACCGTTGCTTGATAGCGACGAACGGAGCGACCGCTTGACCAAATATCTGCATACGATGATCCGCGTGACTGACATTGACCGCACGGTCGCCTTCTTCAAGCTGTTGGGGCTTGAGGAGCAGAAACGCTTCGACAATGAAAATGGGCGCTACACGCTCGTCTTTCTCGCCGCGCCGGGGGACGAGGATGCTCAGGTGGAGTTGACCTACAATTGGCCGTCAGAAGATGGCAAGCCGACGGAAAGCTATGGCGAGGGCCGGAATTTCGGCCATCTCGCCTATCGGGTCGATAATATCTATGACGTGTGCCAGCGGCTGACGGATGCAGGGGTCACCATCAACCGCCCCCCGCGTGACGGGCACATGGCCTTTGTCCGCACGCCTGACAATATCTCGATCGAGTTGTTGCAGGATGGCTATCTCGATCCTGCCGAACCTTGGGCGTCGATGCCCAATACCGGCGTCTGGTAAGCCCATGTTGAGCGTTGTCCGAATCCCGGTGCTGTCCGATAATTATGTCTGGCTGCTGCACGATGACGCCAGTAGCGAGACCGTTGTGGTCGACCCTGCGGTGGCGGACCCTGTGCTGGCGGCGGCGGCCGAGCGGGGCTGGACCATCAGCCAGATCTGGAACACGCACTGGCATGGCGATCATGTGGGCGGCAACGCGGAGATCAAGGCGGCGACCGGCTGCCGGATCACCGGGCCGAGCGCAGAGGCGACCAAGATCGGCACGCTCGACCGCCAGGTGGGGGAAGGGGATGAGGTCCGCATCGGCGGTCATGTCGCCACGGTGATGGAGGTGCCCGCCCACACGGCTGGTCACATCGCCTATCATCTGGCCGCCGATCGCATCATCTTCGTCGGCGACACGTTGTTCGCCATGGGCTGCGGACGGTTGTTTGAAGGGACGGCGGATCAGATGTTCGCCAACATGACCCGCCTCGCGGCGCTGCCGGACGATACGACGGTCTATTGCGCCCATGAATATACGCAGGGCAATGGCCGTTTTGGCCTGACCGTAGAACCGGACAATGAAGCGCTTGCCACTCGCATGGTGCAGGTCGATGCCGCTCGCGCACGCGGCGAGGCCACCGTGCCCACGACCATAGGGCTGGAGCGCGCGACCAACATCTTCATGCGCGCGAGCGATGCGGATGAGCTGGCCCGCCGCCGCACGGCCAAGGATACCGCCTGACGGTTCGGGCGTTACGCTGTCGTCTCCTTTTGTGGAGACATGTGCAGGAGGATTGCCATGCGTGCATCGATATGTCTGGTGCCACTGATGCTGGCAGCGTGCGCAGGCGGTAGCGAGCCCCCGCGCCTTACGGAGAAGCAAGCGGCCCGGCTTGAGGCTGCATTGGAGGGCAAAGTTGCGGGCGAGCCGGTCAGTT is a window from the Sphingobium sp. Cam5-1 genome containing:
- a CDS encoding VOC family protein, whose product is MTKYLHTMIRVTDIDRTVAFFKLLGLEEQKRFDNENGRYTLVFLAAPGDEDAQVELTYNWPSEDGKPTESYGEGRNFGHLAYRVDNIYDVCQRLTDAGVTINRPPRDGHMAFVRTPDNISIELLQDGYLDPAEPWASMPNTGVW
- the gloB gene encoding hydroxyacylglutathione hydrolase → MLSVVRIPVLSDNYVWLLHDDASSETVVVDPAVADPVLAAAAERGWTISQIWNTHWHGDHVGGNAEIKAATGCRITGPSAEATKIGTLDRQVGEGDEVRIGGHVATVMEVPAHTAGHIAYHLAADRIIFVGDTLFAMGCGRLFEGTADQMFANMTRLAALPDDTTVYCAHEYTQGNGRFGLTVEPDNEALATRMVQVDAARARGEATVPTTIGLERATNIFMRASDADELARRRTAKDTA
- a CDS encoding SIMPL domain-containing protein, whose translation is MAIEYRDKVLLGCAGLLALGLVSGGYLLGDGLKRAKAADRSVTVRGLAERNVTADLATWSISYAATGFDLPAVRAEIDNNTRELKAYFASLGFKPEALTPTGAGVNQYINNGVNTITITQRMLLRTTDIARAQRAVAQQFDLVRRGVTLQEGSGMRYSFTKLNDVKPPMVAAATRDARAAAEQFARDSGASVGGIKSATQGYFSIDPRDGEADGSSDTPYKKVRVVTTVDFYLK